Below is a window of Allomuricauda ruestringensis DSM 13258 DNA.
ACCCCGGTCGTTTTGGTATTTGGCCCGAGATTTCGGTAATTACCTTGAAGAAAAAGGGGATGGCGGCGTAAATCCGATTTTTTTGGGTTTACAGGAAGTTTTTAACGGTTTACAATCATTTCCAGTTTTGGCCCTTTATTCCCATCGTAGCTTTTAGAATGTCTTTTTGGGATATTTGACCAACAAGTTTTCCGTTTTCCAAAATAGGGAAACGGCGTCTTCTGACTTCGAGGAACATTTTTGCTGCATCAAAGATGTTCATATTGCCATCAATGGTCTCTACATTTTTAATCATTCGAAGTTCTACTTTGCTGTGCTCCATGGGTAAATTGTAATACCTACTGTCACTAATATGCTTTATACAATCCCCTTCTGAAATAATCCCTATCAACTCGTTGTTTTCGTTAACGACCGGACCTCCCGAAATTTTATGCCGTATCAAAGCTTCGATGACCTCCTCTATAGATTGGTCAGGACTAAAGGTGATTAGGTCCCGAGTCATATAATCACTCACTTTTAGCGGTATTTCTTTGGGTATTTCCTTTACCCTTTTTCCTGTGTAACTCTTGATTCCCATATCCAAATTTTTTAATCCCTCTATTAAATATATTGAATTTCAGTGACTTAAAATCATAAAAAGTGTAAATTAATTACTTGTGGAATATGGTTGTATGATGATTAAATTGTACTGTTTGTTAGAACAAATATTGGAATGAGACATGGTAATAGGGCACTATATGCTGAGATGGTTTAATGAAAATTTGCCATGGACTGTAGGGTAAAGCATTGACTTGCTATAAAAACATTCACATTTTTTCTTACTTTTGATTGTAAACCTTAGAATACATGTCCAAATTTGGTGAACTTATAGATTTACAAGTCCCTGTATTGTTAGACTTTTATGCAGAATGGAACCAGGAGTCCACTTCCATGCACCCTGTTTTGAGTGATGTGGCCGCTGCCCTTGGTGATAAGGGAAAGGTTATAAAAATTGATGTGGACAAAAACAAGGAACTTTCGCAGGCACTCCGCATTAAGGGACTGCCCACTTTAATGATCTACAAAAAAGGTGAGATGGTTTGGCGCCAAAGCGGGGAGCAGGACGCCAATACGCTCATAGGTATCCTAAACGAATATATCCAATAAAGAAAGAGGCTATAAAGCATTGAAACACGTCATTCTGAATTCCTGCCGGCAGGCAAGGTATTTCAGAATCTCATCATACTGATAAACAAATCGCTATGAGAACCTGAATCAAGTTCAGGTTGACGAAAATCGACATTTTAAACAGGCTCTTTATGTTTTTTATTCTTCAGGAAGTGTGGAATCCGGAACACTTTCTATGGTATCCAGCAAGATGGAATCTTCCATATCCGGGTCAAGGGGGAGTGGTTCGTCCAAACTCTCTTCTTCTTCATCCACAAACTGCGAAAACTTATCTATATACTCATTGAAAATGACCGTTTCCGATTCGGCTAGTTCCTTGTCGTTGTTTTCGATTAGGATATCAATGTTCCTGCGGTATGCTTGCATATCGGACAGGATATCGTCAATTTTATCGTACTGCTCATCCAAAGGAATGTTGGCATAATACTCCAAATGTTCTTGATATACTTTTTTGAGCTTGCCGAACAACGCACGGGCCTTTTCGGTCTCGCCGACTTTGTAGTACCCATCTACAAATGGTTCCACAAAGGCATAAAAGCCATAATGGTCCACTGGCATGTTGTCCATGGCAATGTTGATGACACCTTTGGCCTTGTCTATTTTGTTTTCTTCGATAAGGGTTTCCATCAAACGGGCCAAATTGCTCCTAAAGGAGAGCCCTTGGGAACGTGTTTGTGGGTCATGATAGATTTCATCGCTTCCAGAGTTGCCCCATTCCCAATCTTTGACGATGTCGTACATCAAATCAGAATCGATACGGCCCATTTCAAAGGAGTTTCGGTTCGGGGTTTTGATGGGCACCAATTTGTACACCAGACCATCCAGTTGCAGATAATCCTTCATCCAAATGTATTCGGCGCTGTCAAAACTACCCCCGGAGAAATAAATCGGACGTTTCCAATCGTTGTTGGCAATCAAATCCAACATCAGTATTCTATTTTTTGGAAGTGCGCTCTGCGGCAAATCAATATCAATATAATCCACAATAAGGGCGGAGTCTTTTTCCTTGACCAACCCACTTTCCAGTACATTTTTCTTGTTGACCGGAATCCTGATTTTATTGGTAGGATAGTACACAATGTCCAGGGTACTTTCAGAGTAATTGCTTAAATCTGCTCCTTGATTAGTGAGTATATGCCTGAATTTGGTTTGGGGCCTATCACTCCCGATCCAGTTCATAAAATCCTTGATGCTCCAACGATTTTCGGTAATGCCTTGATAGTAAACTGCATCCCGGGTTCCATAACTATACTTGTCGTGGGTCAATTGGGAGGGTATAGGGTCACTCTCGTAGGCTTTGCGTTTCATTTGGTCTATGTACCAATCCGTAGCAAAAAGGCTGGTGTTTACCACGCGGACATCTGTCCTGTACTTTTCAATCTCTTGAGCGTACCAAATCGGGAAGGTGTCGTTGTCCCCAATAGTGAACAGAATCGCCCCTGCATCTTCTTGGCAGGAGTCGAGATAGGCTTTAGCAGTTGCTGGGGCGGTATATCGGTCGGATCTATCGTGATCGTTCCAGTTTTGGAAGGCCATTAAGAGGGGTACGGCCAACAGACACAATATTGTGATGGCTGGTGCTGCAATTTTTGCAGAAAATATTTTTTTGAATTCTTCAAAGAGCCCATAAACCCCAATACCAATCCAAATACAGAAAACATAAAAAGATCCCACCAAGGAATAATCCCTTTCCCTAGGTTGGAAAATGTAGGGGTTGGTGTAAAACTGAATCGCCAGGCCCGTAAATATAAAGAACACGAAGAGGACCCAGAACTGTTTCGGGTTTTTGGATATCTGGAATACAATGCCCAAAATTCCGAGTAACAACGGTAGGAAGAAATAGGTATTTCTTCCTTTGTTGTTTTTCCAGTCGCTGGGAAGGTTTTCTTGGCTTCCCAACCTAATGCTATCAATAAAATTGATACCGCTCAACCAGTTTCCGTTTTCATCGTATCTGCCTT
It encodes the following:
- a CDS encoding thioredoxin family protein; this encodes MSKFGELIDLQVPVLLDFYAEWNQESTSMHPVLSDVAAALGDKGKVIKIDVDKNKELSQALRIKGLPTLMIYKKGEMVWRQSGEQDANTLIGILNEYIQ
- a CDS encoding CBS domain-containing protein, which codes for MGIKSYTGKRVKEIPKEIPLKVSDYMTRDLITFSPDQSIEEVIEALIRHKISGGPVVNENNELIGIISEGDCIKHISDSRYYNLPMEHSKVELRMIKNVETIDGNMNIFDAAKMFLEVRRRRFPILENGKLVGQISQKDILKATMGIKGQNWK
- a CDS encoding DUF2723 domain-containing protein codes for the protein MFAKDFKKWDTILGWTSFAIAFIVYALTVEPTGSFWDAGEYISTSAKLQVGHPPGAPLLQMIGAFFAMFAFGDETKIALMVNAVSVVSSAFAVLFTFWTITNLVGKMISKKSEITNSKAIAVFGSGLVGALAFTFSDSFWFNAVETEVYAMASLIMALLLWLGLKWTDNLGDPRGHRWLMLICFVIGLTFGIQFMGFLAIPSIGLLYYFKKYKITTVKNFLLANIAVVAVLILVYKFSLTYVLELFGWSEVFFINEIGLPFNSGSIIMGLLFVAAFYFGLRYTRKHNYYNANIVVLCLMFLFLGFSSWLMLPIRANAKTVVNENNPADARALLAYYNREQYPGVDSPVYGAYYSDTFAPAGEDRDDSPKYEKDLELGKYVIVNHYKGALPGPNEKHVGILPRMWSDQHAENYMRYFGALEFRIKSEYISNNDLRDAVNQFKTAYSQGELDTEQYIRFLREFGQYIEVEPPTLGQNLEYLFDFQFSYMYMRYFMWNFVGKQNDVQGRYDENGNWLSGINFIDSIRLGSQENLPSDWKNNKGRNTYFFLPLLLGILGIVFQISKNPKQFWVLFVFFIFTGLAIQFYTNPYIFQPRERDYSLVGSFYVFCIWIGIGVYGLFEEFKKIFSAKIAAPAITILCLLAVPLLMAFQNWNDHDRSDRYTAPATAKAYLDSCQEDAGAILFTIGDNDTFPIWYAQEIEKYRTDVRVVNTSLFATDWYIDQMKRKAYESDPIPSQLTHDKYSYGTRDAVYYQGITENRWSIKDFMNWIGSDRPQTKFRHILTNQGADLSNYSESTLDIVYYPTNKIRIPVNKKNVLESGLVKEKDSALIVDYIDIDLPQSALPKNRILMLDLIANNDWKRPIYFSGGSFDSAEYIWMKDYLQLDGLVYKLVPIKTPNRNSFEMGRIDSDLMYDIVKDWEWGNSGSDEIYHDPQTRSQGLSFRSNLARLMETLIEENKIDKAKGVINIAMDNMPVDHYGFYAFVEPFVDGYYKVGETEKARALFGKLKKVYQEHLEYYANIPLDEQYDKIDDILSDMQAYRRNIDILIENNDKELAESETVIFNEYIDKFSQFVDEEEESLDEPLPLDPDMEDSILLDTIESVPDSTLPEE